A genomic region of Pseudopipra pipra isolate bDixPip1 chromosome W, bDixPip1.hap1, whole genome shotgun sequence contains the following coding sequences:
- the LOC135405407 gene encoding olfactory receptor 14A16-like, translated as MSNSSSMPQFLLLAFADRRELQLLHFWLFLAISLTALLANGLILSAVACDHHLHTPRYFFLLNLSLTDLGCICTTVPKAMHNSLWDTTTISYKGCAAQVFLLVFFLETEFSLLTIMCYDRYVAICKPLHYGTLLGSRACAHMAAAAWAAGFLSGLLHTANTFSLSLCQGNALGQFFCEIPHILKLSCSHSGYLRELGLIVVSACLIFGCFAFIVFSYGQIFRSVLRIPSQQGRHKAFSTCLPHLAVVSLFSSTLFFAYLKPPSISSPSLDLLLSVLYSVVSPTLNPFIYSLRNQELKDTLRKIITGCFSKAINSPSSACYLPH; from the coding sequence atgtccaacagcagctccatgccccagttcctcctcctggcatttgcagacaggcgggagctgcagctcctgcacttctggctcttcctggccatctccctgactgccctcctggccaacggcctcatcctcagcgccgtagcctgtgaccaccacctgcacacccccaggtacttcttcctgctcaacctctccctcacagacctgggctgcatctgcaccactgtccccaaagccatgcacaattccctctgggacaccacaaccatctcctacaagggatgtgctgcacaggtctttctgcttgtcttctttcttgaaacagagttttccctcctcaccatcatgtgctacgaccgctacgttgccatctgcaaacccctgcactacgggaccctcctgggcagcagagcttgtgcccacatggcagcagctgcctgggccgcTGGGTTTCTCAGTGGTCTATTacacacagccaatacattttccctgtccctgtgccagggcaatgccctgggccagttcttctgtgaaatcccacacatcctcaaactctcctgctcacactcaggctacctcagggaacttGGGCTTATTGTGGTTAGTGCCTGTTTAATATTTGGGTGCTTTGctttcattgtgttctcctatggGCAGATCTTCAGgtctgtgctgaggatcccctctcagcagggacggcacaaagccttttccacgtgcctccctcacctggctgtggtctctcTGTTTAGCAGCACCTTATtctttgcctacctgaagcctccctccatctcctccccatccctggatcttcttctgtcagttctgtactcagtggtgtctccaacactgaaccccttcatctacagcctgaggaaccaggagctcaaggataCCCTGAGGAAAAtcataactgggtgtttttcaaaagcaataaactctccttcttctgcatgctATCTTCCTCATTAA
- the LOC135404624 gene encoding olfactory receptor 14C36-like — translation MGFFLLNLSLTDLGCICTTVPKAMHNSLHNTTTISYTGCAAQAFLFLFFMSAEYSLLTIMCYDRYVAICKPLHYGTLLGSRACAHMAAAAWATGVLIALLHTANTFSLPLCQGNALGQFFCEIPHILKLSCSQSGYHREIGVLVVGICLGFGCFIFIVFSYVQIFRAVLRIPSQQGRHKAFSTCLPHLAVVSLFLSTSTFAYLKPLSISSPSLDLALSVLYSVVPPALNPLIYSLRNQELKNALRKMMTGCFSGAIKCLYSGA, via the coding sequence atgggcttcttcctgctcaacctctccctcacagacctgggctgcatctgcaccactgtccccaaagccatgcacaattccctccataacaccacaaccatctcctacacaggatgtgctgcacaggcctttttgtttctgttcttcatgtcagcagagtattccctcctcaccatcatgtgctacgaccgctacgttgccatctgcaaacccctgcactatgGGACCcttctgggcagcagagcttgtgcccacatggcagcagctgcctgggccactggcgttctcattgctctgctgcacacagccaatacattttccctgcccctgtgccagggcaatgccctgggccagttcttctgtgaaatcccacacatcctcaagctctcctgctcacagtcAGGCTACCACAGGGAAATTGGTGTTCTTGTGGTTGGTATCTGTTTAGgatttggttgtttcattttcattgttttctcctatgtgcagatcttcagggctgtgctgaggatcccctctcagcagggacggcacaaagccttttccacgtgcctccctcacctggccgtggtctccctgttcctcagcactagcacatttgcctacctgaaacccctctccatctcctccccatccctggatctggcactatcagttctgtactcagtggtgcctccagcactgaaccccctcatctacagcctcaggaaccaggagctcaagaatgccctgagaaaaatgatgactggatgcttttcaggagcaataaagtgcctgtaTTCTGGTGcgtag